Proteins encoded within one genomic window of Scyliorhinus canicula unplaced genomic scaffold, sScyCan1.1, whole genome shotgun sequence:
- the LOC119960804 gene encoding serine/threonine-protein kinase LMTK1-like, translated as MDRCEASAEELDPRGLVWRRGDQRAGPPNEEEADEEEEATEGRSVPIVVTESEDSANLRSLLKSPRSPDSVGDLEGKKKMVSFFDDVTVYLFDQETPTNTLCSGNLENQRSPQQQRGNDLLEPMPHIYGFGGSFEWDDDFPLTAPKAPFVATATQSSTALTPIGSCGGESDPQREGETSRFTISPAAQTRFSITHVSDPGAVSSSGDRED; from the exons ATGGACCGGTGTGAAGCCTCGGCCGAGGAGCTGGATCCACGGGGCCTGGTCTGGCGGAGGGGTGACCAGCGTGCGGGACCCCCGAACGAGGAGGAggcggacgaggaggaggaggcaacaGAAGGCCGCAGCGTTCCCATCGTGGTAACGGAGAGCGAGGACTCGGCCAATCTCCGCAGCCTGCTCAAATCGCCGCGATCCCCGGACAGCGTGGGCGATCTGGAGGGGAAGAAAAAGATGGTGTCCTTCTTCGATGATGTTACCGTCTATCTGTTCGATCAG GAGACACCGACCAATACGCTGTGCTCCGGAAATTTGGAGAATCAGAGGAGCCCCCAGCAACAACGTGGCAACGACCTTCTCGAACCAATGCCTCATATTTACGGCTTTG GTGGAAGTTTTGAGTGGGACGATGATTTCCCGTTGACGGCTCCGAAGGCCCCGTTCGTTGCCACGGCGACCCAATCCTCCACAGCTCTGACTCCGATCGGATCCTGCGGCGGGGAGTCTGACCCCCAGCGGGAAGGCGAGACATCGAGGTTTACAATCTCTCCTGCCGCCCAGACCCGATTCTCCATTACTCACGTATCTGACCCGGGGGCCGTCTCCAGCAGCG GTGACCGTGAGGACTGA